A segment of the Cinclus cinclus chromosome 3, bCinCin1.1, whole genome shotgun sequence genome:
CCACGTCCAGCAGGGAGGCAAATATCTCTGCaaccttcccagccctgctgtgggcaaCAGCTGCCCTGCTGGTGTTTCACAGCACCAAAGGGTGGAAGAAAGGCTGGACTGACGACCCTTGGCCAGGAGCTCCATCTAAACTGAGTTTGTTATGGAACCTCTCACAGGCTTTCCTCCCTGACTCTGCAAAAACACCTGCTGGCACCTCTGTGGAGCTTGtctggaaagggaaaggggctCAGTGCTACTTCAGGAGAACCCAGCTTGGGCTCTGTCTCTCCTGGTTAGTTTTAGCTCTCCCTGAGAggcctccagcagcaccaggacagTTCCCCTCCTGCAGTGGTAAAAAGGGCTCAGGATGCTGTCCCTGGGCATCATGTGTTGCTTACGGCCTGGGACagtattttgggatttttcaccaCACGTGTATGGCCAGCACCGAGCCCGAGAGCAGCCTGtgcccctgccctgtgctgccctgaTCCCTCTGGCCCCAGAGGCACCGGGGCAGTGCCACCAAGGCCACGAGCACCATGGCAAGCAGGGTTGGCCAGGGCTGCCAGCCTGACACTGGGCATCAGCTGCTGCACACACTTTTATTGGTGATGGCCAGGATGGGAAATGCAATCGAGACACCTTAATGAAAAGCTAACAAAGTTCGGTTTGGAGGAAGGGCTGCTCCTCAGGTAGCCTTGTTTCTCCTTACAGCAtgttggaaattatttttctgggtGTATTCCTATGCTATGCCACAGTGTGCTGACCATGAGCTGAGACTGTAGGCAAATGCAGAGCAAGAGGGTCTCTGGGGACCAAGCTGTTTATTTTGGATTGTACAAATAAAGAAACGCTGATGATTTAATAGCAGGTGCTTCTCAGAGATACTTTGAGTGTCAGGCTCTGGCTGCACGTGTGTAACTAGTATGTTGTGGCCAAGCATTTTCCAACTCTTCTAATTCCTGAGCCTCACTGTGGATTGGTTTAAGTAGGAAAGCTGGTTGTGGTGTATGAACCCTCCTTGATGACTACACCACAAAATGCTGGAGGAAGTACAGCAGAGTTGGGGGATGCTGCCCCTGCTCAGAGGAGGCACATTGGCATAGCTGGTAGATGTCTCTTCCAAGGCTCCAGCCATTTCTTATCCCTCTCCAGAAAAGCCCCACATTTCTTACCTCCTGACATCTGAGGGAAGAATATTGTTTGTATATGGAGTGTTGGTTTGGGAATGCCAGAAATATGGATTGCTCAGATGCAAGCCTCAAggccttttttcctcctgcttaaCCTAGTATAGGACTTcatttcaaacaaacaaaacaaaacaaaacctcactTATGTTAGAATGTTTGAAAGGGGAAACACATGGTAAATAAAGTTCGAATTACTTATTCGTTTGATTTAGtgggtgtctttttttttttttttctgaatgagaCTTCCAGTACCCAAATCCTTTTAAGGCTGGAGAGTTGGTCCAAAGTGTGATGGGACTCTCCTATTCTTCATGACCTAAATCAGTGACCCAAAGCGTAACATTTTTTCTAGAACcatctgttttctcttcttgcCAAGGGGATTTCACAATGCCTGATTGCTCTGAATAATTGTACATGTGCAGGGATATAACTTgccacagggagaaaaataaactgaacaAGGACAGGTGGATGTTCTTGAGTTTTCTGGAGAAACTACTATCTTTTAGAAGGAGAGGGTGAAGAACCATGCAGCTGAGTAATATTTTATGCccattatgattttttttaagcctacatgtttaaaaaggaaacaaaacttaGGAGCTATCTGAGATAAACAGAGTAGGTACTAAGTCTGCCCTTTCTCAAGTGTCTCCATGACTTGGTTTGGAGCAGTGTGAAACACAGGAGTACAGATGTTGGGGGACTAATTCATGCTTCAGCTAAATTTCAATGACCGTGAATGCACATCTGTTTCAGCTTAGCCATCCACTGAAGGGCTTGCAACAAGGTGCTCCTCTTTACAAACATCatgcttgaatttttttcactttgggATTGTAAGCGGTGGCTACAGCTCACATTTGGGAAAGCAGAAGGTGCCCAGCCACTATGATCAGGGGGGCAGTGAGTCTGGTAGTGAGAGCTTATTTTGTAGCATTAGCAGGATTCCCAATGCAAACAACtttcttttaaatctgtctTCCTAAAAGagatttgctttttcttgttcaGTTTATTTGTTCTTATCACCCAGCTCTCCGATTTACTCACTTCCTCCACTatgtatctttttcttttcttaattacAATACCAGGGAGTGGGGGGTTGGAGGCAGACCAACAGTTTCTGGTGAGAAAATGCCTTTTGTATTAAACCATCTTGATAAAGTCTCAGTATTGCTCTTCCAGACCAATAATCCTACTACAGCATccataaataaaagcaaacagagGAGAGGGCTTTGATGCACCCCAGTATCTTTGTGGAGCAGATCCCATATGATGGGTGTGAGATGTTTTccactgcttcctccagccagttGTTCCCTTGCACACAGCCCTGACCCTGCATGATATGCCCCTGCCCTAACGAGGAGTTAAAACCTTCCATGGCTGAGTTTTGTTcgcttttttttcctttcaggtgTGTGGGGGTTTTCTGAGGAAAATCAGCTCAGCTTTTTGTATTTCCCAGTGAAGTCGAGGTATTGACGTgctcattttcctctcttcattgaaacatttttaagtACCATCTGACTAAATTGACTTGGATTGGAGAAGCTTGGTATAGCAAAGGCTCTCCTTGAGgagaaaatacagctttaatAACTAGGGATCTGGCTTTTATTGGCTAGTAAATTTGAAAATGTAACACTGAGCATGCTcatatggtttttttttttcttcactaaaCATCTCTTTGTACTTAAAGGCATCTGTTCTGTGGGTTTATGCACTGTTAACTAACTGCAAACCTCTTTAACAGCTCTTCTACATTGCTGGAAAATCCTGAGGCAGGACAAGGGCAAGTACAGCTGTCATGCCTGATGACTGATGCTGTAAATGTGTGTGAGTGAGAAAGGCCCTTGAAGGGGGAGCCGTCAAAGCTGACCTAGTGGGAAGAGAGCACAGGGACATGTTTCCTCTAGAAGCATGCCAAGAGAGCCAGCCTTCGATGCATATGGGGCTCTTTCCAGTTTTGGGAAGGTGCAAAGTGATGCACTGTGGAAGGAATGGCTCCAAAATCATTAATTACAGGCTGCCCTTCTGGTGCATCTTGTGACCAAGTTACAGTTAAGAGTATGGTTTTGCCAGGGCTCAAGCTCATTTTGTGCAGGTTTCCCTTGCGGAGTAGATGTTTGGGAGGACTGTTAGCaagaaaatactgtgaaatgCATAGCGTACAGtgattttaaaagtataaaaatatttttaaacacgATGAGGAGATAGTAGATTTCCCTGTCCTCTCCTGCTCTTACCCTGAATTCCAGTGAGCGAGTGAGTGCACTGTAATTTTGAAATGGGAAACACTTCTGCCAGCCATGAAGCAGAATGATGGGCTTTAATTAGAttagagaaacaagaaaatgcaaTTGAACAAATAGGTtttcaacaaagaaaaagaaacatcatGGTAGCTAAAGGGGGTAGGTGCTAGCTCACTGGTACCATCTGAATCCATCCTGGTTCAGATGACTGAACTAGAGGATTTCTACATGGAAGACACCACTAATCATAACAAAATGGGCTCATCAGCTGCATCTTCTTGAGGAACAGGATAACTCGATCGTATCTTTGGAGAGGGAAATCTGTTATGTCTGGTTGGCCTCACTTAATGCATCTTTCCTTTTTGCCTCTTCAGGTTGAGGATGTTTGGGAGCTGTCTGGTGGAAGCGGCCATGTCGCGAGTAACTCAAACACGCACCTTCCCAGCGAGCTTCCCGCTCCTGAGCCTTGTCCTGGTGCTGCTCGTCCATGCAGAGGGCACCCATGCAGAGAGCCCCAGTGAACTGCCCGCCAACGACACCGAGGAGTGCGCTGGCTCCTATATCTGCAAAAAGGGTGTGATTTTACCAATATGGGAACCCCAGGACCCCTCGTTTGGGGACAAAATCGCTCGGGCAACGGTGTATTTTGTAGCAATGGTGTACATGTTCCTGGGTGTGTCCATCATAGCCGACCGCTTCATGTCCTCCATCGAAGTCATCACGTCCCAAGAGCGGGAAATAACCATCAAGAAGCCCAACGGCGAGACCAGCAAAACCACCGTGAGGATCTGGAACGAGACTGTTTCCAACCTCACGCTGATGGCCTTGGGTTCCTCTGCTCCGGAGATCCTCCTGTCTGTTATCGAGGTGTGCGGCCATGGCTTCACAGCGGGGGACTTAGGGCCGAGCACGATCGTGGGGAGTGCTGCCTTCAACATGTTTGTCATCATTGCAATCTGTGTGTACGTGGTGCCAGACGGAGAGATAAGGAAGATCAAGCACTTGCGAGTGTTTTTTGTTACAGCGGCCTGGAGCATCTTTGCCTACACTTGGCTTTACATTATTTTATCTGTATCTTCTCCTGGGATTGTGGAGGTTTGGGAAGGCTTGCtcaccttcttcttcttccccatCTGTGTAGTGTTTGCCTGGATAGCTGACAGGAGGCTTTTATTTTACAAGTACGTCTACAAGAAATACCGAGCTGGCAAGCAGAGAGGTATGATCATCGAGCATGAGGGTGACCGGCCCTCCTCCAAGGCTGACATCGAGATGGATGGAAAGGTTGCTAATTCTCACGTGGAGAACTTTTTGGATGGGACACTGGTGTTGGAGGTGGATGAGAAAGACCAGGATGACGAGGAAGCCAGGAGGGAAATGGCTCGGATCCTGAAGGAGCTGAAACAAAAGCACCCGGACAAGGAAATCGAGCAGCTCATAGAGCTGGCCAACTACCAAGTcctgagccagcagcagaagagcaggGCTTTCTACCGCATCCAGGCCACTCGGCTCATGACCGGCGCTGGCAACATCCTGAAGAGACACGCTGCAGACCAGGCCCGCAAAGCCGTCAGCATGCACGAGGTCAACAGCGAGGTGACCGAAAATGACCCCGTGAGCAAGCTCTACTTCGAGCAGGGCACCTACCAGTGCTTGGAGAACTGCGGCACCGTGGCCCTGACCATCGTCCGCCGGGGAGGAGACCTGACCAACACGGTGTACGTCGACTTCCGGACAGAGGACGGGACGGCCAACGCCGGCTCTGACTACGAGTTCACTGAAGGGACAGTGGTCTTCAAGCCTGGAGAGACCCAGAAGGAAATCCGTGTCGGCATAATTGACGACGACATATTTGAGGAGGATGAGAACTTCCTGGTCCATCTCAGCAACGTCCGTGTGAGCACCGAGGCCTCAGACGAGGGCGTTCTTGAGGCCGGTCGTGTCTCAACACTTGCCTGCTTGGGATCACCATCTACCGCCACGGTCACCATTTTTGACGATGACCACGCCGGCATCTTCACCTTCGAGGAGCCAGTAACGCACATCAGTGAAAGTGTAGGAACCATGGAAGTGAAAGTGTTGCGAACCTCTGGAGCACGAGGAAATGTTATTGTGCCCTACAAAACCATCGAAGGCACGGCCAAAGGTGGAGGAGAGGACTTTGAAGACACCTGCGGGGAGCTGGAGTTCCAGAATGATGAGATAGTGTAAGTCaaggttttgtttgttccttACCATCTCTATTTCTTCTGAAACGAAATGCACTTagctcccagagctgcactggAGGCGTTTGGGTGCCAGTGCATTGCAATAAGCCATGAATGGCCCTAGGTGCTTTGGGGAGCCTGAAACACTGTGGCCCTGCCTTGCCAGCAGACTGGAGAGTGATGCCTGGTCAGGGGGACTCCAgccttccagcagcagggaggtggAGCTGATCTGGGAGCTGTCCCCAAGCGCTGAGCAGATCTCTAcagcctgagctctgcagcGGGGCAGAGAACAAAGCCGAGGTGGCTGTGACCACACAGGCACCAGGGCGTGTCCTGCAAAGGGCTTAAACTCAATGTGTGAACTGTGGCACCTGCTTCCTCGTTCCCATGGAGGTATGGGGTCACAACCTGTCCTGCTGATgctctgctcagggctttgGTGAAGGTTGCTTCACCTCCTGCTGTTCTAAAGGGTGCAGTCCTGGGTCACTGTTCAGTACACGTCTTGAAAAAGTGTTGTCATGCAGGGAAGCCTCATGGTTAGGAGGTAACTGCAGCCACATTCAGCTGCTTGCAAGTGAAAAAGGGAGGCTGAAAGCTGTTGGAGACTGTTCCTGAGTGTTGCTGTTTGGATGGTGGGGAAATTATTAGTGCTGTAGCCTTATTACATTATGTGGAGAACATGATAATAATTTGCTCAGTAAATCATGGTAGAAAACATCTACCCTTGGGTATGTCCTGAAGACATTTCCTTGCCTAGCTGGTGCTCTGGGAGGAGTAAGGATTGGAAGCTGTGCTATTTCAGCCTGAGGCTCTTCCTACAGTGAATTCTGTGTTTGCCGCCAACAGGGACTAAGTTCTGTAGCACAAAAACACTGCATAGAACCGAAAGAAGTAACTGATAAAGGGCACTGCTGTGTCAAGGGGGAGTTAAACTTTGGCTTGGGTGTTACTTATTGTGCTACTGGTCTCCTAGGAGCTGAGACAAACCATGGCCAGCGCCCAGAGTGGTCCTTGTGTTCTGTCACCTGTGTCTGCTGCATCTGCACAGGGAGAATGAAACTTCTTCATAAAACTTCTTGAAGTAgatggaggggggaaaaaaggtgatTTGTAGTTCTCAGGTAGGATTTATACCAGTTGGGATTTTGACTTCTCAGGAAAAAACTGAGCAAAAACTTTACAGCTCTACAATCTGGAGGCCACAACAGGCATGTTGCTCACACAAGGGTCAAGAGCACAAGGCTCTGACTCCTGAATAATAAATGCAGTGGAGAGGAATGCAgttatttgaataattttttattattttgggagAAGCAGGGAGATGTCTGAAGAGGTGCAATGAGCTAGGCTATAAGGATATCTCCCAAAGGCTCTTCGCTTTTTATCCAGGTCACTCAGAACTAGCAAAACTGGGCTAGTGGCAGTTAGATTTGACattttttcccagctcccatGAGATGTGACATGTTTACATGGCAGGCCAAACACAGGGCCACAGGGTCTGAAGTGGCACTCAGAGGAGCTTGGACTCCCTGCCTTGCCTTGGATCCATCACTGTGGCCAGGATCTCTGTGCTGTCCTTCATCCAAGACTTGCCTGTGCTGCCTCTTGGTGCTTGGGCTGTGATGAGGTGAGGTGTtcttcctggcactgctgtgcctGCTTGCCTCTGGGGGTGGCCTTCTCTCCTCTGAGCTGTTCACTGCTGACTTTTGCCAACAGCCCAGTAACCAAGGGGTGTGCTGGAAGTGAGCTGACCACATCCTGTGGGATCTGTGCTGGTGTGCCCTCACCAGGGCTGCAagcctcctccttccccctctTACTGGCTGCCAGAATGTGCACAGCAAGCATGAAACAGGGGAAAGAAGCTTTCTTAGAAACCCGAGCGTGCTTTTTCTGTGCGGATGCCCTTGTATCTCTGTTGGCTTTAAACCATCTCTGGCAGGAACCACAGTGAGTGATGGTACCTCAGAAGTGCCCACAGCCTGGGGCCTGGGTGTAAGGAGGTGGTGACTTGCAGGGACAGATGTTGGCCAAGGGGCTTTCTTCATTCAGGTGGGACAGGACATTGATAGAATGGTAAATATTCCAATCTACCCGTGTGCCTGAGAGGCAGCAGGTATTAATCTGAAACTTAGCTGCTACAGTCCGTGTTCAGGTGCTGGGTGGTACCATCTGACTGGCAGATTTCCTGCAGTTCCATGTTTTGCCTGGACACAAGTTTAGGACAACCATGCAGCACAGAGACAGAGTGTTCCtgatgctgagctgctgcttacGGGCATCCTCCCTTGGAAGAATTTGCTCCAATAAAGAAGATATACTAGCACAATATGTGGGTTTATGGAGCTAAAGATTTTTTGCTCTGTCATTGCTTGATAGTGCTGTACTTCAGTTAAGTCACGGTTATGTAGAATGGTGCAATTCCCTAACACATTGGATTCAATAAAGTTCTAAAATTCCGGTTTTTCCCATGCTCTGATGGCCAAGAGATGTCTTTGCTGTCCTTTGTAAAGGTCTTTAGTGCCTCTTCAGTTCTGCCATTCAAGTCTGAATGAATCAGCTTAATAAAAGTGAATAAGATGTGTTTTTCTGGGGCAGTAATAACAAAGGTAGGGCAGTACAGGGAAACatgaagatgaaagaaaagcatGTACAAGCCTCTGTTATTAGAGGGCTGGCTTGCTGGTAAGTCCCAGTAAAATTAGAAAGTGCTGTGAGGGCCCTGATCTTCTGGAGACCTCCCTCTGGTTCCCAAAAGACCTAATTACGTAACATGCTGTTTGTTTGTCCAGAGA
Coding sequences within it:
- the SLC8A1 gene encoding sodium/calcium exchanger 1 isoform X9, which produces MVYMFLGVSIIADRFMSSIEVITSQEREITIKKPNGETSKTTVRIWNETVSNLTLMALGSSAPEILLSVIEVCGHGFTAGDLGPSTIVGSAAFNMFVIIAICVYVVPDGEIRKIKHLRVFFVTAAWSIFAYTWLYIILSVSSPGIVEVWEGLLTFFFFPICVVFAWIADRRLLFYKYVYKKYRAGKQRGMIIEHEGDRPSSKADIEMDGKVANSHVENFLDGTLVLEVDEKDQDDEEARREMARILKELKQKHPDKEIEQLIELANYQVLSQQQKSRAFYRIQATRLMTGAGNILKRHAADQARKAVSMHEVNSEVTENDPVSKLYFEQGTYQCLENCGTVALTIVRRGGDLTNTVYVDFRTEDGTANAGSDYEFTEGTVVFKPGETQKEIRVGIIDDDIFEEDENFLVHLSNVRVSTEASDEGVLEAGRVSTLACLGSPSTATVTIFDDDHAGIFTFEEPVTHISESVGTMEVKVLRTSGARGNVIVPYKTIEGTAKGGGEDFEDTCGELEFQNDEIVKFITLRVLDREEYEKECSFFLVLGDPVWLRRGVKGGFTITGKPVFRKVQARDHPLPCTVISIQEENEEKQPLTSKEEEERRIAEMGRPVLGEHTKLEIIIEESYEFKNTVDKLIKKTNLALVVGTNSWREQFIEAITVSAGEDDDDDECGEEKLPSCFDYVMHFLTVFWKVLFAFVPPTDYWNGWACFVVSILMIGLLTAFIGDLASHFGCTIGLKDSVTAVVFVALGTSVPDTFASKVAATQDQYADASIGNVTGSNAVNVFLGIGVAWSIAAIYHAAHGQAFQVSPGTLAFSVTLFTIFAFISVGVLLYRRRPEIGGELGGPRTSKLLTSSLFILLWLLYIFFSSLEAYCHIKGF
- the SLC8A1 gene encoding sodium/calcium exchanger 1 isoform X11, which encodes MVYMFLGVSIIADRFMSSIEVITSQEREITIKKPNGETSKTTVRIWNETVSNLTLMALGSSAPEILLSVIEVCGHGFTAGDLGPSTIVGSAAFNMFVIIAICVYVVPDGEIRKIKHLRVFFVTAAWSIFAYTWLYIILSVSSPGIVEVWEGLLTFFFFPICVVFAWIADRRLLFYKYVYKKYRAGKQRGMIIEHEGDRPSSKADIEMDGKVANSHVENFLDGTLVLEVDEKDQDDEEARREMARILKELKQKHPDKEIEQLIELANYQVLSQQQKSRAFYRIQATRLMTGAGNILKRHAADQARKAVSMHEVNSEVTENDPVSKLYFEQGTYQCLENCGTVALTIVRRGGDLTNTVYVDFRTEDGTANAGSDYEFTEGTVVFKPGETQKEIRVGIIDDDIFEEDENFLVHLSNVRVSTEASDEGVLEAGRVSTLACLGSPSTATVTIFDDDHAGIFTFEEPVTHISESVGTMEVKVLRTSGARGNVIVPYKTIEGTAKGGGEDFEDTCGELEFQNDEIVKFITLRVLDREEYEKECSFFLVLGDPVWLRRGVKGGFTITEENEEKQPLTSKEEEERRIAEMGRPVLGEHTKLEIIIEESYEFKNTVDKLIKKTNLALVVGTNSWREQFIEAITVSAGEDDDDDECGEEKLPSCFDYVMHFLTVFWKVLFAFVPPTDYWNGWACFVVSILMIGLLTAFIGDLASHFGCTIGLKDSVTAVVFVALGTSVPDTFASKVAATQDQYADASIGNVTGSNAVNVFLGIGVAWSIAAIYHAAHGQAFQVSPGTLAFSVTLFTIFAFISVGVLLYRRRPEIGGELGGPRTSKLLTSSLFILLWLLYIFFSSLEAYCHIKGF
- the SLC8A1 gene encoding sodium/calcium exchanger 1 isoform X13, with product MVYMFLGVSIIADRFMSSIEVITSQEREITIKKPNGETSKTTVRIWNETVSNLTLMALGSSAPEILLSVIEVCGHGFTAGDLGPSTIVGSAAFNMFVIIAICVYVVPDGEIRKIKHLRVFFVTAAWSIFAYTWLYIILSVSSPGIVEVWEGLLTFFFFPICVVFAWIADRRLLFYKYVYKKYRAGKQRGMIIEHEGDRPSSKADIEMDGKVANSHVENFLDGTLVLEVDEKDQDDEEARREMARILKELKQKHPDKEIEQLIELANYQVLSQQQKSRAFYRIQATRLMTGAGNILKRHAADQARKAVSMHEVNSEVTENDPVSKLYFEQGTYQCLENCGTVALTIVRRGGDLTNTVYVDFRTEDGTANAGSDYEFTEGTVVFKPGETQKEIRVGIIDDDIFEEDENFLVHLSNVRVSTEASDEGVLEAGRVSTLACLGSPSTATVTIFDDDHAGIFTFEEPVTHISESVGTMEVKVLRTSGARGNVIVPYKTIEGTAKGGGEDFEDTCGELEFQNDEIVKFITLRVLDREEYEKECSFFLVLGDPVWLRRGVKALLLNELGGFTITEENEEKQPLTSKEEEERRIAEMGRPVLGEHTKLEIIIEESYEFKNTVDKLIKKTNLALVVGTNSWREQFIEAITVSAGEDDDDDECGEEKLPSCFDYVMHFLTVFWKVLFAFVPPTDYWNGWACFVVSILMIGLLTAFIGDLASHFGCTIGLKDSVTAVVFVALGTSVPDTFASKVAATQDQYADASIGNVTGSNAVNVFLGIGVAWSIAAIYHAAHGQAFQVSPGTLAFSVTLFTIFAFISVGVLLYRRRPEIGGELGGPRTSKLLTSSLFILLWLLYIFFSSLEAYCHIKGF
- the SLC8A1 gene encoding sodium/calcium exchanger 1 isoform X6; this encodes MVYMFLGVSIIADRFMSSIEVITSQEREITIKKPNGETSKTTVRIWNETVSNLTLMALGSSAPEILLSVIEVCGHGFTAGDLGPSTIVGSAAFNMFVIIAICVYVVPDGEIRKIKHLRVFFVTAAWSIFAYTWLYIILSVSSPGIVEVWEGLLTFFFFPICVVFAWIADRRLLFYKYVYKKYRAGKQRGMIIEHEGDRPSSKADIEMDGKVANSHVENFLDGTLVLEVDEKDQDDEEARREMARILKELKQKHPDKEIEQLIELANYQVLSQQQKSRAFYRIQATRLMTGAGNILKRHAADQARKAVSMHEVNSEVTENDPVSKLYFEQGTYQCLENCGTVALTIVRRGGDLTNTVYVDFRTEDGTANAGSDYEFTEGTVVFKPGETQKEIRVGIIDDDIFEEDENFLVHLSNVRVSTEASDEGVLEAGRVSTLACLGSPSTATVTIFDDDHAGIFTFEEPVTHISESVGTMEVKVLRTSGARGNVIVPYKTIEGTAKGGGEDFEDTCGELEFQNDEIVKFITLRVLDREEYEKECSFFLVLGDPVWLRRGVKALLLNELGGFTITGKPVFRKVQARDHPLPCTVISIQEENEEKQPLTSKEEEERRIAEMGRPVLGEHTKLEIIIEESYEFKNTVDKLIKKTNLALVVGTNSWREQFIEAITVSAGEDDDDDECGEEKLPSCFDYVMHFLTVFWKVLFAFVPPTDYWNGWACFVVSILMIGLLTAFIGDLASHFGCTIGLKDSVTAVVFVALGTSVPDTFASKVAATQDQYADASIGNVTGSNAVNVFLGIGVAWSIAAIYHAAHGQAFQVSPGTLAFSVTLFTIFAFISVGVLLYRRRPEIGGELGGPRTSKLLTSSLFILLWLLYIFFSSLEAYCHIKGF
- the SLC8A1 gene encoding sodium/calcium exchanger 1 isoform X7, translating into MVYMFLGVSIIADRFMSSIEVITSQEREITIKKPNGETSKTTVRIWNETVSNLTLMALGSSAPEILLSVIEVCGHGFTAGDLGPSTIVGSAAFNMFVIIAICVYVVPDGEIRKIKHLRVFFVTAAWSIFAYTWLYIILSVSSPGIVEVWEGLLTFFFFPICVVFAWIADRRLLFYKYVYKKYRAGKQRGMIIEHEGDRPSSKADIEMDGKVANSHVENFLDGTLVLEVDEKDQDDEEARREMARILKELKQKHPDKEIEQLIELANYQVLSQQQKSRAFYRIQATRLMTGAGNILKRHAADQARKAVSMHEVNSEVTENDPVSKLYFEQGTYQCLENCGTVALTIVRRGGDLTNTVYVDFRTEDGTANAGSDYEFTEGTVVFKPGETQKEIRVGIIDDDIFEEDENFLVHLSNVRVSTEASDEGVLEAGRVSTLACLGSPSTATVTIFDDDHAGIFTFEEPVTHISESVGTMEVKVLRTSGARGNVIVPYKTIEGTAKGGGEDFEDTCGELEFQNDEIVKFITLRVLDREEYEKECSFFLVLGDPVWLRRGVKGGFTITGMDFYGKPVFRKVQARDHPLPCTVISIQEENEEKQPLTSKEEEERRIAEMGRPVLGEHTKLEIIIEESYEFKNTVDKLIKKTNLALVVGTNSWREQFIEAITVSAGEDDDDDECGEEKLPSCFDYVMHFLTVFWKVLFAFVPPTDYWNGWACFVVSILMIGLLTAFIGDLASHFGCTIGLKDSVTAVVFVALGTSVPDTFASKVAATQDQYADASIGNVTGSNAVNVFLGIGVAWSIAAIYHAAHGQAFQVSPGTLAFSVTLFTIFAFISVGVLLYRRRPEIGGELGGPRTSKLLTSSLFILLWLLYIFFSSLEAYCHIKGF